A single window of Streptomyces aquilus DNA harbors:
- a CDS encoding NlpC/P60 family protein: protein MTVRKAWIVAGAALGAGLSFVMLLVVGVYVVAGNLANGVGGATKALAKGAVPAAYSGLVQKWGNLCPAINPALLAAQLYQESGFNPRAQSAAAAQGIAQFIPGTWATHGIDGDGDGDRDVWDPNDAIPSAASYDCKLASYVKDVPGDPTRNMLASYNAGAYAVIKYGGVPPYQETQNYVKTITTLEESFAAPVTRVDPSKQAAAAITYAQNKLGTPYLWGGDGTAQDGGRFDCSGLTKAAYESVGVTLPRVANDQWNAGPHPARDELLPGDLVFFSDDLTNSRAIRHVGIYVGGGYMIDAPRTGAVIRFDPIDTPDYFGATRVTEDGAKALPTTV from the coding sequence TTGACGGTGCGTAAGGCGTGGATCGTGGCGGGTGCCGCTCTCGGGGCGGGGCTGAGCTTCGTGATGCTGCTCGTCGTGGGGGTCTACGTCGTCGCCGGGAACCTCGCCAACGGGGTCGGCGGGGCCACCAAGGCGCTCGCCAAGGGCGCTGTGCCGGCCGCCTATTCGGGGCTGGTGCAGAAGTGGGGCAACCTGTGCCCGGCCATCAACCCGGCACTGCTCGCCGCCCAGCTGTACCAGGAGAGCGGGTTCAACCCGAGGGCGCAGAGCGCGGCGGCCGCGCAGGGCATAGCGCAGTTCATCCCCGGCACCTGGGCCACGCACGGGATCGACGGCGACGGCGACGGCGACCGCGACGTATGGGATCCGAATGACGCGATTCCGTCGGCCGCGTCGTACGACTGCAAGCTCGCCTCGTACGTGAAGGACGTCCCCGGCGACCCCACGAGGAACATGCTCGCGTCCTACAACGCGGGCGCGTACGCGGTCATCAAGTACGGCGGCGTACCGCCGTACCAGGAGACCCAGAACTACGTGAAGACGATCACGACGCTGGAGGAGAGCTTCGCCGCTCCCGTCACCCGCGTCGACCCGTCCAAGCAGGCCGCCGCCGCGATCACCTACGCGCAGAACAAACTCGGCACGCCCTACCTCTGGGGCGGTGACGGTACTGCTCAGGACGGTGGGCGGTTCGACTGCTCGGGGCTGACGAAGGCCGCGTACGAGAGCGTCGGGGTCACGCTGCCGCGCGTCGCCAACGACCAGTGGAACGCGGGACCGCATCCGGCCAGGGACGAGCTGCTGCCGGGCGATCTGGTCTTCTTCTCCGACGACCTCACCAACTCCCGCGCCATCCGGCATGTGGGGATTTATGTCGGCGGCGGATACATGATCGACGCCCCGAGAACGGGTGCTGTGATCCGGTTCGACCCGATCGACACCCCCGACTACTTCGGTGCGACCCGGGTCACCGAAGATGGCGCGAAAGCGCTCCCCACGACGGTCTGA